A section of the Drosophila sechellia strain sech25 chromosome 3L, ASM438219v1, whole genome shotgun sequence genome encodes:
- the LOC6610778 gene encoding syntaxin-17, translated as MTRDEKLPLKQAEVSIQRFQDVAVPHHLSLLKNHRSNIEKSLALGDWQKIKKEELNALRVIKQIKNLLLEMDALREKVREEDLERFDDLMKPGKDIAFAGMKEFAELQLKSPTSTLSSQYDDDLDNQPQEVDMNSLPAHRHMPQLQLNFQLEEHQLAQRQACLDQMENLQQEIYDLHGMFQGMRQLTAEQSVAVEKIADNAEEALENVQQGELNLRRALTYKKAMYPVVGALLGTCVGGPIGLVAGMKAGGLAAVGCGILGFTGGSVLKANPNVMHGNIEEEQVEPDSESTERLELKEKPE; from the exons ATGACGCGCGATGAGAAGCTGCCACTCAAACAGGCGGAGGTCTCTATCCAAAGGTTTCAGGATGTGGCA GTGCCCCACCATCTCAGCCTCCTGAAAAACCATCGCAGCAATATCGAAAAAAGCCTGGCACTCGGCGACTGGCAAAAGATCAAAAAGGAGGAACTCAATGCTCTGAGGGTCATTAAGCAGATCAAGAATCTACTCCTGGAAATGgatgcactgcgagaaaaggTGCGGGAGGAGGATCTAGAACGCTTCGACGACCTTATGAAACCTGGCAAGGATATTGCCTTCGCTGGCATGAAGGAATTTGCGG AGCTCCAACTCAAATCACCCACCTCCACTTTGAGTTCCCAGTACGATGACGATCTGGACAATCAGCCACAGGAGGTGGATATGAACAGTCTACCCGCTCACCGCCACATGCCCCAGCTACAACTCAATTTCCAGCTGGAGGAACACCAATTGGCGCAGAGACAAGCCTGTCTAGATCAGATGGAGAACCTGCAACAGGAGATCTACGATCTGCACGGGATGTTCCAGGGAATGCGTCAACTGACTGCAGAGCAATCAGTGGCGGTGGAAAAGATAGCTGACAATGCGGAGGAAGCTCTGGAGAATGTTCAGCAGGGCGAGTTGAATCTGCGCCGGGCGCTCACCTACAAGAAGGCCATGTACCCCGTAGTCGGAGCTCTTCTGGGCACCTGTGTGGGTGGACCCATTGGACTGGTGGCGGGCATGAAGGCTGGAGGATTGGCGGCGGTGGGATGTGGCATCCTCGGCTTCACCGGTGGCTCTGTGTTGAAGGCCAATCCCAATGTTATGCATGGCAACATCGAGGAGGAGCAAGTGGAACCGGATAGCGAGTCGACGGAGAGACTGGAGCTCAAAGAGAAGCCAGAATGA
- the LOC6610779 gene encoding protein LLP homolog — MGRNNRSRKRRDEMNKIKKARYEAKELIRLKKTLGLLDADGNEIMKDISDVVEIKTSKELKREAKSKEEQELIYEHQESLEKGEKVKVTNENTGVEHIFNSKTLKDQYGNYPAWFKKKKTAKRLRKKQHSQKKNFKQAWTTVNVPL, encoded by the exons ATGGGCAGAAACAATCGCTCCAGAAAACGCCGTGATGAAATGAATAAGATAAAGAAGGCGCGGTACGAAGCCAAGGAGTTAATTCGACTAAAGAAAACTCTGGGACTCCTAGATGCCGATGGAAATGAGATCATGAAGGATATAAGCGATGTGGTCGAAATTAAGACCTCTAAGGAGCTCAAAAGG GAAGCCAAATCCAAGGAAGAGCAGGAACTGATCTACGAGCACCAGGAGAGTCTGGAGAAGGGCGAGAAAGTCAAGGTGACCAACGAGAATACGGGCGTGGAGCACATATTCAACAGCAAGACCCTCAAGGATCAGTACGGCAACTATCCTGCGTGGttcaagaagaagaagaccgCCAAGCGTCTAAGGAAGAAGCAGCACTCGCAGAAGAAGAACTTCAAACAGGCCTGGACCACGGTTAATGTTCCCCTTTAA